The following nucleotide sequence is from Pseudonocardia abyssalis.
CTACCCAGCCCGCGCGAGTGCGGGATCGCGTTGCGGCAGCGCAGTCTCAGGCCGGCCGGCGCGTCGCCGGTGATGTTCCACGCGGTGCGCATGGCGCGGACCACGAGGTGGGAATCGTCACAGGGCACCTGCCCTGCGCCCTCGCCCACGACCTCGACGCTCACCCCGTCGCCGGCGACGCAGACCTCGATCTCGTCGTAGAGGCCGAGCGCGAGACCGAGCGAGTCGAATCCGGGGCCCAGGTTCGCCGACGAGGCCGGGACCCGCACCCGGACTTCGCTCGGCCGTCCCATCAGGCCAGCTCCAGGGCCGCAGCGACGGCGCTCGGGTCGATCGGGACGACGGTGGGCGTGGGCGCGGTGAGCAGTGCGGTGTCGGGGTCCTTCAGCCCGTGGCCGGTGACGGTGCACACCACGAGCGAGCCGCGGGGCAGCGTGCCGTCGCCGGTGGACTGCAGGAGCCCGGCGACACTCGCCGCGGACGCCGGCTCCACGAACACGCCCTCGCGCGCGGAGAGCAACCGGTAGGCGGTGAGGATCTCGTCGTCGGTGACGGCGGCGAACTTCCCGTTCGAGTCGTCGCGGGCCGTCATCGCGGCCGTCCACGACGCCGGGGAGCCGATGCGGATCGCGGTGGCGATCGTCTCGGGGTTCTTGACCGGCGCGCCGTGGACCAGCGGTGCCGCCCCGGCGGCCTGGTAACCGAACATCCGCGGCGGCGCGGGGATCAGACCGTCGTCGAGGTACGCGCGGTAGCCGGCCCAGTACGCGGTGATGTTGCCGGCGTTGCCGACCGGCAGGCAGTGCACGTCGGGCGCGCGGCCCAGCACGTCGCAGATCTCGTAGGCGGCACTCGCCTGACCCGCGATCCGGGTCGGGTTCACCGAGTTGACGAGCGCGGCCACCGGGTAGTCGGCCGCGGTCTTGCGGGCGAGCTCGAGGCAGTCGTCGAAGTTGCCGTCGATCTGCAGGATCCGGGCCCCGTGCGCGACGGCCTGGGCCAGCTTCCCGAGCGCGATCTTGCCCTGGGGCACGAGGACCGCGCAGGTCATGCCCGCGCGGGTGGCGTACGCGGCGGCCGAGGCCGACGTGTTGCCGGTGGACGCGCAGATGACGCCCTGCTGGCCGTTCGCGAGCGCTGCGGTGACCGCCATCGTCATCCCGCGGTCCTTGAACGACCCCGTGGGGTTCATGCCGTCGACCTTGAGGAACACGTCGCAGCCGGTCAGCTCGGACAGGTGCGGCGCGGGGAGCAGCGGCGTGCCGCCCTCGCCGAGCGTGACCACCGTCCACCCCGGTTCCACCGGCATCCGGTCCCGGTAGGCCTCGATCACTCCCGGCCAGCGGTGCGTCGTCAACGACGTCACGGCGCCACTCCCTTTCGTCCGAGGTCTTCGACGCGCAGCACGCTGTCGACGGCGCGAACCACGTCGAGCCCGGCCAGCACCTGCACCGTGGCGGCGAGCGCGGCCTCCGGCGCAGCGTGGGTGACGACGACGAGCCGGGCGGCGCTGACGGTGCCGGACCCGGCGGAGTCGGCGACACCGCCCGTCTGTCGCACGGCGGCGATGCTCACCCCGTGCGTGGAGAACTCGCCCGCGATGGTGGCCAGCACGCCCGCGCGGTCGGCCACCTCCAGGCTCACGTGGTAGCGGGTGTCCACCGCACCGATCGGCAGCACCGGCAGGTGCGCGTAGGCCGACTCGCGTGCCCCGCGCCCGCCGTGCACGCGGTTGCGCGCCACGGCGACGAGGTCGCCCAGCACGGCGCTCGCGGTGGGCGCGCCACCGGCGCCCTGACCGTAGAACATGAGCTGCCCCGCCGCCTCGGCCTCGACGAACACCGCGTTGAACGCGCCGTCGACGGTGGCGAGCGGGTGCGCGGCGGGGATCATCGCCGGGTAGACACGGGCGGAGACCGCCTCGGGAGCGGCGTCGGTGGCCGGTCTGCGCTCGCAGATCGCCAGCAGCTTGATCACGCAGCCGATGCCCCGCGCCGCGGCGATGTCGGACGCCGTGACGTGCCGGATGCCCTCGCAGTGCACGTCGGCGGCCGTGACGCGGGTGTGGAAGGCCAGCGTGGCGAGGATGGCGGCCTTCGACGCGGCGTCGTAGCCGTCGACGTCGGCGCTCGGGTCGGCCTCGGCGTAGCCGAGCCGCGTGGCCTCCTCCAGCGCGTCGGCGTAACCGGCGCCGGACTCCGTCATCGCGGAGAGGATGAAGTTGGTGGTGCCGTTGACGATCCCGGCGACGCGCGTGATCCGGTCCCCGGCCAGGCTCTCGCGCAGGGGTCGCAGCAGCGGGATCGCGCCCGCGACGGACGCCTCGTAGAACAGGTCGACACCCGATGAGTCGGCGGCCGCGGCGAGCGCCGCACCCTCCTCCGCGAGCAGGGCCTTGTTCGCCGTGACCACCGACTTGCCGGCCTTGAGCGCCTCGAGCAGCAGCGTGCGAGCGGGCTCGATGCCGCCGATCACCTCGACGACCACGTCGACGTCGTCGCGCGTGACGAGCGCGGTGGCGTCGGTGGTGAGGAGATCGCCCAGCTCGGGGTGCTTGTGCGGGCGCCGCACCGCCACCCCGACCAGCTCGACGGGGGCTCCCGCGCGCGCCGCAAGCTCGTCGGCCTGCTCGCGCAGCAGGCGGACGATCTCCCCGCCGACGGTGCCGCAGCCCAGCAGTGCGACGCGCACCGCGTTCCCGTTCACTGAGGACTCCTCGCTGACGACAGTGGGCCCATGGTCCGGTGCCGGGCACCGGGGCGGTCGGCGGGCGTGACAGGTCTCACGGCCCGACCTCCAACCGGAACTGGTCCTCCGGCGTCTCCCGCCGCAGGATCACCCGCGCCTCCCCCGCACGCACCGCGACGACCGCGGGGCGGGGCAGGCGGTTGTACGAGCTGGCCATCGAGTAGCAGTACGCGCCGGTGGCCGCGACGCCGAGCAGGTCGCCGGGGGCGAGGTCGGCGGGCAGCCAGCAGTCGCGCACGACGATGTCGCCGCTCTCGCAGTGCTTGCCGACGACGCGCGACAGCACGGCCTCGCCGCTGCCGTCGCGCTCGGAGGAGCGCGAGACCAGGCGGCAGTCGTACACCGCGTCGTAGAGGGCGGTGCGGATGTTGTCGCTCATCCCGCCGTCGACGCTCACGTAGCGACGGCCGGTCGACCCGCCGAGCGACACGTCCTTGAGCGTGCCGACCTCGTAGAGCGTGACGGTGCCCGGTCCCGCGATCGCGCGCCCGGGCTCGACCGCGATCTCCGGCACGTCGAGCTCCTCCGCGTGGCACTCCTTCTTCACGATGCCGCGCAGCTCCTCGGCGAGCTCGGCGACGTCGAGCGGGGTCTCCCCCGCGCGGTAGGCGATGCCGAAGCCGCCGCCGAGGTCGAGGGTGGTGAGCGAGGTCAGCGCGTCGCCGCCGTGTTCCTTGTGCAGCGCGGCGAGGAAGCGGACGACGCGGTGCGCGGCCACCTCGAAGCCCTCGGTGTCGAAGATCTGGCTGCCGATGTGGCTGTGCAGGCCCACCAGCGACAGGCCCGGCGAGCGCAGCACCCGTCGTGCCGCCTCGGCCGCAGCGCCCGCCTCGCCCCCGGCGATCGAGAACCCGAACTTCTGGTCCTCGTGGGCGGTGGCGATGAACTCGTGCGTGTGCGCCTCGACCCCGACCGTCAGGCGGATCATCACCGGCGTGACGACCCCGCGGTCGGTGGCGATGGCGTCGAGCCGGGCGATCTCGTGGAAGGAGTCGATCACGACCCGGCCGACGCCCGCGTCGACCGCGGCTGCGAGCTCCCCGGTCGACTTGTTGTTGCCGTGCACCGCGATCCGCTCGGCCGGGAACCCGGCGCGCAGCGCGACGGCCAGCTCGCCGCCGCTCGCGACGTCGAGCGAGAGACCCTCCTGCGCCACCCAGCGCGCGACCTCGACGGACAGGAACGCCTTCGCCGCGTAGTGCACCGACGACGCCCCGAACGCGGCGGCGAACTCCGCCGCGCGCGAGCGGAAGTCGTCCTCGTCGATCACGAACAGCGGGGTGCCGTACTCGGCGGCGAGGTCGCGCACGTCGAGCCCGGCGATCTCCAGCGCCCCGCCGGCCCCGCGCGCGGCGTTCCGCGGCCAGACCGAGGGGGCCAGCTCGTCGAACCCCGCGGCGTCGACGGGACGCGGGCCCGCCGTCTCGGGCGGGGCCGAGATCCCGGCGTGCAGGGGCCCCGCCGGATGCGCCCTCATGACGTCGCCTCCGCGGGAACGAACACGTCGCCGGTCACATCCGCTCCGGCGCGCTCACGCCCAGCAGGTCGAGTCCGTTGGCCAACACCTGGCGGGCCGCGACGCACAGCGCGAGGCGGGCGCGGTGCAGCTCGGAGATCTCCTCGTCACCCATCGGCAGGACCCGGCAGGCGTCGTAGAACTTGTGGTACGCCGCCGCGAGTGTCTCCAGGTAGCGCGCGACGCGGTGCGGCTCGCGCAGCTCCGCGGCCGAGCGGACCACCGCGGGGAACTCCCCGATCGTCCGGATCAGGTCGCCCTCGCGCGGGTGCTCCAGCAGGCCGAACGCCGTGCCGGGCTCCAGGCCGAGGTCGGCGGCGTTGCGGGCCAGCGAGGCCAGCCGGGCGTGCGCGTACTGGACGTAGAACACGGGGTTGTCGTTGCTGCGCTTCGACAGGATGTCGAGGTCGAGATCCAGGACGGAGTCGATCGAGCTGCGGATCAGCGAGTAGCGGGCCGCGTCGACGCCGACGAACTCCACCAGGTCGTCCATGCTCACCGCGGTGCCGGCGCGCTTGCTCATCTTGAGCATCTGGCCGTCCTTGAACAGCCGCACCAGCTGCCCGATCAGGACCTCGACGGTGTCCGGGTCGTCGCCGAACGCGGCCGCGGCCGCGCGGAGCCGGGCGATGTAGCCGTGGTGGTCGGCGCCGAGCATGTAGATGCACAGGTCGAAGCCGCGGGCGCGCTTGTCGAGGTAGTAGGCGAGGTCGCCGGCGATGTAGGCCGGCCTGCCGTCGCTCTTGATGACGGGGCGGTCCTTGTCGTCGCCCTCGTCGGTGGAGCGCAGCCACCACGCCCCGTCGGCGAAGTAGAGGTTGCCGGAGTCCTTGAGCCGCTGGACCGCGGCGTCGACGGCCCCGGAGTCGTGCAGCGACTTCTCGTGGAACCACACGTCGAAGTCGGTGCCGAAGGCGTGCAGGGCGCGCTTGATCTCGTCGAACATCAGCTCGACGCCGATCCGGCGGAACACCTCGTCGCGGTCGGGGTCGGTCAGCGCCCCGGGCTCCGCGGCGAGCACCTTCTCCGCGATCTCCCCGATGTACGCGCCGCCGTAGCCGCCCTCCGGCGTCGGCTTCCCCTCGGCCGCGGCCACCAGCGAGGCGACGAACCGGTCGATCTGGCCGCCGGCGTCGTTGAAGTAGTACTCGCGGGTGACCTTCGCGCCCCGCGCGGCCAGCACCCGGCCCAGCGCGTCGCCGACGGCGGCCCAGCGGGTGTGGCCCAGGTGCAGCGGCCCCGTCGGGTTGGCCGAGACGAACTCGAGGTTGACGGTGCGGGCGGCGTGCTCGTCGCCGGTGCCGTAGGTCGAGCCCGCCGCCAGCACGTCGCCGACGACCGCGCCCTGGGCGTCGGCCGCGAGGCGCAGGTTGATGAAGCCGGGGCCCGCGATCTCGGCCGACGCGATGCCGTCGAGGGTGCCGAGGGCGTCCACCAGCCAGGTCGCGAGGTCGCGCGGCGGGACGCTGGCCTTCTTCGCGGTGCGCATGGCGACGTTGGTGGAGTAGTCGCCGTGGTCGGGGTTGCGGGGGCGCTCGACACCGACGTCGTCGGGCAGTGCCGCGACGTCCAGGCCGCGCGTCGTGAGGACCTCGGTCGCTGCTGTGCGGACCAGGTCGGCGAGCTGGGCGGGGGTCACCCGCCGAGTCTAGATCTACCCGCCCCGGGGCCTCCCCCGTCGTCCCCTCCGTCCCGAGGAGGTGCTGCTCATCGGTTTCTCAGGCACCGCTCCTAGACTCGGGGGCCGCAAGGGCCGTCCGGGTGACGGCACCCGGACGCGATGGTGGGACGGTTCATGGTCAGCGGCAAGAACAGCAAGGCGGCCCGCAACGCGCGGGCCGCGGTCGTGACCCAGCGGTCGACGCCGTGGGGCCTGATCGCGGCGGTGCTCGCCGTGGTGGTGTTCGCGGGGGCCGTCTTCGGCTACGCGTTCATCCAGAACCAGGCGAACGCCGACCGCCTCTCCGCGCTCGCTCCGTTCACCCCCACGGCGGAGAACCCCGACCCGTCGACGCAGATCGAGGGCGTCCAGGTCGTCGAGTACACCGGTGGGCAGCACGTCGATCCCGTCACGCAGGTCGCCTACACCCAGAGCCCGCCCTTCGGCGGCGCGCACGACGCGGTCTGGGCCGCGTGCAACGGCGTCGTCTACGACCAGCCGGTGCGCACCGAGAACCTCGTGCACTCCCTGGAGCACGGCGCGGTGTGGATCACCTACAACCCCGACCTGGTCTCCGGTGCCGCGCTCGACACGCTCCGCGCGAAGGTCGACGGCCAGCAGTACATGGTCATGTCGCCGTACCCCGGTATGGACTCCCCGTTCTCGCTCCAGTCCTGGGGGCACCAGCTGAAGCTCACCGACGTCGCCGACGGCCGCATCGACCAGTTCGTCGCCGCGCTGCGGGTCAACCGCAACACGCACCCCGAGCCGGGGGCCAGCTGTGAGGAGGTCGGGCCCGGCGGGTTCGTCCGCGCCGACCCGCCCCCGTTCGTCCCCGCGCCCGCCCCGGGCACGCCCGGGACGCAGCCCGAGAGCACCGCGGGCGCCGACACCGTCACCCCCGACGCCGGATCGTGACCGTCACCGCCCCGCCCACCACGACCTCGCCGCCGCCCACCGGTGGCGGCGAGGCGCGGTGGGTGCGCCCGTTGGTCGCGCTGGTCGCGGTCCTCGGGCTCCTGCTGTTCGGCGCTGCGGGCGGGCTGCTGCTCGGCCTCCCCGGCTCGTCGACCCCGGAGCCCGGCCCGGTCGACGTCGGGTTCTCCCAGGACATGTCGGTGCACCACCTGCAGGCCGTCGAGATGGCGAGCTGGGAGCGCGACCACACCGCCGACCCGGTCCTCGCCCAGATCGCCACCGACATCGAGAAGACGCAGAACAACCAGGTCGGCCAGATGCAGGGGTGGCTGGCCCTGTGGGACGCCCCCGCGCTGCCGATCGGCGGCTACATGGGATGGATGGCCGGCGGCCCCGGCGGGCACGGGCACATGGACGCCGCCACCGGCGTCGTCACGACGATGCCGGGCATGGCCTCCGCGGCCGACCTCGACGCGCTGCGCGCCGCCACCGGCCCTCAGCTCGACGTGCTGTTCCTCCAGCTGATGCTGCGCCACCACGAGGGCGGGGCCGAGATGCTCCGCTACGCGGCCGACGTCGCCGCGGTCCCGCAGGTCCGCAGCCTGGCCGCGCAGATGCTCGGCTCGCAGGCGTCGGAGTCCGACTACCTGCGCCGGCTGCTGGTCGAGCGCGGCGGGACTCCCCTGCCGTTGTGACCGGGCGGGTGCGCTAGGCTCGACGTACCCGAGCCCCCGTAGCTCAGGGGATAGAGCGTCGCCCTCCGGAGGCGAAAGCGCAGGTTCGAATCCTGCCGGGGGCACCACAGCCGATCCGCGGCACTCCCCTTTCCCCGCGCGTCCTCGTCCACGCTCGCCGGTGCGCAGGCGTCGGCGGGACGGGGAGCGGACATGGCGGAGCCCGAGGTCGACGGCGTCGCCCGTCGGCCGCTGCGCGGATCCTGACGCACGTGGCTGGGCCTCTCCGCCCTGATCGCCCGCGCCGGCCTGGTGCTCGTCGCGTCGGCCCTGGCCGGCGGGGGGCTGCCGGGGTTGGTCCTGCTCCCGGTCGGCGCCGTCGTCGCATGGCAGGTCGCGCACACCGCGCACACCGCGGTCCTGCACACCGACGGGACGCTCGTCGTGCACCGCCCGCGCGGCCCGCTGCGCACCCGGCTCGACGCCGTGACGGCGGTGCGGCCGTCGGGGCTGTGGTCCTCGCACACCCGACGGTCCTCGAGTCGACCGACGGCTGGGCGTACCCGATCCACGACGAGCGGACCAGAGCGACGCTGGTGAGGGCGCTGGGGCCGGGCACCCGCCCTCCCACGGGCCCTGTCGCGGTGACCACGGCGCGGTGTGGACCCTCGGGCGCGACCTGGTCACGACCGCCGGCAGGCTGCCCGGCCGGACCCCGGCCGCACCGTGGTCCCCGCCCGGGGCGGCGGCCGTACCCGCCGCCCCGAGCGGCGCCGGGCTCGGTGCCCGTCGCGGCCGTCGCCGGGGGGGTGCGGTGGCGCGGCGCCCAGGGAGCCGAGGCGCCGCGCCACCACCGCAGGGTGGTCGGTCAGGCCCGGACGGTCTCGGTCTGCTCGTGCTCCAGCGCCCGGTTGCGGGTCTCGGGCAGCAGCGACACGCAGACCAGCGAGAGCACGCCGATCAGCGACAGCATGACGCCGATCGCGAACGACCCGAACGACGCCGCCAGACCCGCGGCGAGCAGCGGCGGGATCGCCCCGCCCAGCACGCCGGCGAGGTTGTAGCCCAGCCCCGCACCGGTGTAGCGGTAGCGCGCGGCGAACAGCTCGGGCAGGTAGGACCCGGCCGGGCCGTAAGCGATCGCGAAGATCACCATCGTGACCGACAGGCCGATCGCGAACGCCGTCGCGGTGCCGGTGTCCAGCAGCGGGAACAGCACGAGCGCCCAGAGGATCCCGGCGACACAGGACGTGCGGATGACGTTGCGCCGGCCGAAGCGGTCCGACAGCACCCCCGCCACGACGGTCGCGATGCCGAACACCACCGCCACCACGATGCCGATACCCAGCACGACCGGGCGGGCGAGCGCGGCGCCGTCGGGGTTGGTGCCGTAGGAGGTCAGGTAGGCGGTGCCCATGTAGAAGAACGCGAAGAGCATGGCCAGCGCGCCGGCCGAGAGCAGCACCTCGCGCGGCTGGGCGCGCACGGCGTCCAGGAACGGCAGCCGCCGCGACCGGTCCGGCGACGCGGCGTCCGCCTGTGCCCGCTGCTGGAGCTCCTTGAACGCCGGGGTCTCCTCGATGGACAGGCGCACCCACAGCCCGACCCCGACGAGCAGGATCGACAGCAGGAACGGGATCCGCCAGCCGTAGGACAGGAACGCCTCGTCGGTGTCGCCCATGACGAGGCCGGTGATGAGGAACGTGGCCGACGACAGGGCGAAGGCGATCGCCGGGCCGAGCTGCGGGAAGACCCCGTAGAGCCCGCGCTTCTCCTTCGGCGCGTACTCGGCCGTCAGCAGCGTCGCCCCGGCCCACTCCCCGCCGACGGCGAATCCCTGCGCGAACCGCAGCACCACCAGGATGATCGGCGCGGCCACCCCGATGGTCTCGGCTCCGGGCAGCAGTCCGATCAGGACGGTCGCGATGCCCATCAGCAGCAGCGTCGAGATCAGGGTGCGCTTGCGGCCGATGCGGTCGCCGTAGTGGCCGAACACGATCGCACCGACGGGGCGGGCGAAGAAGGCCACCGCGAACGTCGCGAACGAGGCGACGATGCCGGCGGTGGAGCCCAGCGCGGGGAAGAAGACCTTCGGGAACACCAGCGCGGCCGCGGTGCCGTAGATGAAGAAGTCGTAGAACTCGATCGTCGTCCCGGCGCAGCTCGCGGCCGCGACCCGGCGCAGCGGCACCGGTGGGCTCCCTGTGGTGGCGGGTGTGGGCATCGGGGCTCCTCCTCCGGTCCGTGGGCGGTGACATCGCACACGTTGTGGACCCAACCGGGCCCGTCCGGACGAGGTGACGCGACCACGAACCAAAGTAGGTAGGCCGGAACGACCCGATCGGGTGATGTTCTCGGCGACCCGCGCGTCGTTGCACCCCACGACACCTCGGGTGGAAACCGCCTGATCAGGACGAAGGAGTCCGTGATCGACGACGAAGCGATGTCCCGCGCCCTCGACGCGGTCCTGCCCCGCCACCTGGCCGAGCTCCGGAGCGCGACCGGGCTGCCGGTCGTGTTCGGCGGGAGCACCCGGCCGGTGCAGGGCGCGCTGCAGCTCACCATCAGCCGGACGGCCGGCACCTACGGCGACGCGCTCCGGCTCGTCAGGGTCGTCACCGGGCGGGGGCTGGGCGGCGCCGCGATGGAGCGGAGGACGCCGTGCCGGGTCAGCGACTACGCCTCGACGCCGGGCATCACCCACGACTACGACCAGGCCGTCGTGGAGGACGAGCAGCTGGCGTCGGTCATGGCGTACCCGGTCGTCGTGGACGGCGCGGTGCGCGGGGTCCTGTACGGCGCGGCGCGGGAGAGCAGCCGCATCGGCGACCTCGCCGTCCGCAACGCGGGGATCGTCGCCGCCCACGTCGCGCGGGACGTCACGGCGCTGATCGGGACGCCCGCCGCGCAGGGCCGCGTCGCCACGGCGCTCGACGAGCTGGCCGAACTCGCCCGCTCCACGGCCGACCCGCGGCT
It contains:
- the thrC gene encoding threonine synthase is translated as MPVEPGWTVVTLGEGGTPLLPAPHLSELTGCDVFLKVDGMNPTGSFKDRGMTMAVTAALANGQQGVICASTGNTSASAAAYATRAGMTCAVLVPQGKIALGKLAQAVAHGARILQIDGNFDDCLELARKTAADYPVAALVNSVNPTRIAGQASAAYEICDVLGRAPDVHCLPVGNAGNITAYWAGYRAYLDDGLIPAPPRMFGYQAAGAAPLVHGAPVKNPETIATAIRIGSPASWTAAMTARDDSNGKFAAVTDDEILTAYRLLSAREGVFVEPASAASVAGLLQSTGDGTLPRGSLVVCTVTGHGLKDPDTALLTAPTPTVVPIDPSAVAAALELA
- a CDS encoding homoserine dehydrogenase, with product MNGNAVRVALLGCGTVGGEIVRLLREQADELAARAGAPVELVGVAVRRPHKHPELGDLLTTDATALVTRDDVDVVVEVIGGIEPARTLLLEALKAGKSVVTANKALLAEEGAALAAAADSSGVDLFYEASVAGAIPLLRPLRESLAGDRITRVAGIVNGTTNFILSAMTESGAGYADALEEATRLGYAEADPSADVDGYDAASKAAILATLAFHTRVTAADVHCEGIRHVTASDIAAARGIGCVIKLLAICERRPATDAAPEAVSARVYPAMIPAAHPLATVDGAFNAVFVEAEAAGQLMFYGQGAGGAPTASAVLGDLVAVARNRVHGGRGARESAYAHLPVLPIGAVDTRYHVSLEVADRAGVLATIAGEFSTHGVSIAAVRQTGGVADSAGSGTVSAARLVVVTHAAPEAALAATVQVLAGLDVVRAVDSVLRVEDLGRKGVAP
- the lysA gene encoding diaminopimelate decarboxylase, with the protein product MRAHPAGPLHAGISAPPETAGPRPVDAAGFDELAPSVWPRNAARGAGGALEIAGLDVRDLAAEYGTPLFVIDEDDFRSRAAEFAAAFGASSVHYAAKAFLSVEVARWVAQEGLSLDVASGGELAVALRAGFPAERIAVHGNNKSTGELAAAVDAGVGRVVIDSFHEIARLDAIATDRGVVTPVMIRLTVGVEAHTHEFIATAHEDQKFGFSIAGGEAGAAAEAARRVLRSPGLSLVGLHSHIGSQIFDTEGFEVAAHRVVRFLAALHKEHGGDALTSLTTLDLGGGFGIAYRAGETPLDVAELAEELRGIVKKECHAEELDVPEIAVEPGRAIAGPGTVTLYEVGTLKDVSLGGSTGRRYVSVDGGMSDNIRTALYDAVYDCRLVSRSSERDGSGEAVLSRVVGKHCESGDIVVRDCWLPADLAPGDLLGVAATGAYCYSMASSYNRLPRPAVVAVRAGEARVILRRETPEDQFRLEVGP
- the argS gene encoding arginine--tRNA ligase, whose translation is MTPAQLADLVRTAATEVLTTRGLDVAALPDDVGVERPRNPDHGDYSTNVAMRTAKKASVPPRDLATWLVDALGTLDGIASAEIAGPGFINLRLAADAQGAVVGDVLAAGSTYGTGDEHAARTVNLEFVSANPTGPLHLGHTRWAAVGDALGRVLAARGAKVTREYYFNDAGGQIDRFVASLVAAAEGKPTPEGGYGGAYIGEIAEKVLAAEPGALTDPDRDEVFRRIGVELMFDEIKRALHAFGTDFDVWFHEKSLHDSGAVDAAVQRLKDSGNLYFADGAWWLRSTDEGDDKDRPVIKSDGRPAYIAGDLAYYLDKRARGFDLCIYMLGADHHGYIARLRAAAAAFGDDPDTVEVLIGQLVRLFKDGQMLKMSKRAGTAVSMDDLVEFVGVDAARYSLIRSSIDSVLDLDLDILSKRSNDNPVFYVQYAHARLASLARNAADLGLEPGTAFGLLEHPREGDLIRTIGEFPAVVRSAAELREPHRVARYLETLAAAYHKFYDACRVLPMGDEEISELHRARLALCVAARQVLANGLDLLGVSAPERM
- a CDS encoding DUF3105 domain-containing protein, with translation MVGRFMVSGKNSKAARNARAAVVTQRSTPWGLIAAVLAVVVFAGAVFGYAFIQNQANADRLSALAPFTPTAENPDPSTQIEGVQVVEYTGGQHVDPVTQVAYTQSPPFGGAHDAVWAACNGVVYDQPVRTENLVHSLEHGAVWITYNPDLVSGAALDTLRAKVDGQQYMVMSPYPGMDSPFSLQSWGHQLKLTDVADGRIDQFVAALRVNRNTHPEPGASCEEVGPGGFVRADPPPFVPAPAPGTPGTQPESTAGADTVTPDAGS
- a CDS encoding DUF305 domain-containing protein yields the protein MTVTAPPTTTSPPPTGGGEARWVRPLVALVAVLGLLLFGAAGGLLLGLPGSSTPEPGPVDVGFSQDMSVHHLQAVEMASWERDHTADPVLAQIATDIEKTQNNQVGQMQGWLALWDAPALPIGGYMGWMAGGPGGHGHMDAATGVVTTMPGMASAADLDALRAATGPQLDVLFLQLMLRHHEGGAEMLRYAADVAAVPQVRSLAAQMLGSQASESDYLRRLLVERGGTPLPL
- a CDS encoding MFS transporter is translated as MPTPATTGSPPVPLRRVAAASCAGTTIEFYDFFIYGTAAALVFPKVFFPALGSTAGIVASFATFAVAFFARPVGAIVFGHYGDRIGRKRTLISTLLLMGIATVLIGLLPGAETIGVAAPIILVVLRFAQGFAVGGEWAGATLLTAEYAPKEKRGLYGVFPQLGPAIAFALSSATFLITGLVMGDTDEAFLSYGWRIPFLLSILLVGVGLWVRLSIEETPAFKELQQRAQADAASPDRSRRLPFLDAVRAQPREVLLSAGALAMLFAFFYMGTAYLTSYGTNPDGAALARPVVLGIGIVVAVVFGIATVVAGVLSDRFGRRNVIRTSCVAGILWALVLFPLLDTGTATAFAIGLSVTMVIFAIAYGPAGSYLPELFAARYRYTGAGLGYNLAGVLGGAIPPLLAAGLAASFGSFAIGVMLSLIGVLSLVCVSLLPETRNRALEHEQTETVRA
- a CDS encoding LuxR C-terminal-related transcriptional regulator; translated protein: MIDDEAMSRALDAVLPRHLAELRSATGLPVVFGGSTRPVQGALQLTISRTAGTYGDALRLVRVVTGRGLGGAAMERRTPCRVSDYASTPGITHDYDQAVVEDEQLASVMAYPVVVDGAVRGVLYGAARESSRIGDLAVRNAGIVAAHVARDVTALIGTPAAQGRVATALDELAELARSTADPRLRARLSRIHTELADAATPVQPVVGGPTLSPREAEALRLVAVGSTNAEVSAEMGIGVVTVKSYLHSAMRKLGVTNRGRAVVAARAAGLL